In Cryptococcus gattii WM276 chromosome N, complete sequence, a single window of DNA contains:
- a CDS encoding Ser/Thr kinase, putative (Similar to SGTC gene model, INSD accession EAL17210.1) — protein MTQPALRRSKSNLRQKLGFAAIASKPTHLSPIASPAAKNLASSTSTTVSAISRTDSRSAFTFDSATPSPLTKRMDFDTVSYNSAMSASPGEYTEEDDISASTLVSSGNTIQQQQQQQQQQQQQQQQQQQQQIQPYQPPTHFHSPGEDALHPNIASVTSGTDDIFSLTDQQLSDRFTFISEIGFGNWGSVWLCKPKHVRSGQLSEPGAVVKLGKQAAASGGSGAGGKVAIKLVHRSKTATTAARVRALWGEMKIIRALRHEPHPSIIQFESFVITPSYALVIMPHLSHLIPVCLPPSRATPYFRQLASAVGYLHERGITHNDIKPANVLLSHNDIPVLVDFGFAQKWDVSARGSFLSSISWGTPEYLDPQRAKGMPHDERASDVWSLGITMFEILTGRTPFEADDQEQFSTPEELVIYYERTRKGHWVGQWSIPSDIETLLRQMINPDPAYRISAMEAYHHPALQPNAPNVIITPQFVRAAASFDVEEEPLPPPPAQTYVVAEDHHIQAKGDTAKEKEKKEKGKSKRKNKRYQSATSHGPPPSHPHLHVRATTPALGESIKQHTSVSKPKRDRSITDLGGSGALSGMSDGKENENEHMEVSAGEEKEKEKKRSKLVIRKLRMEEEADDKDVSGEDPTPTKMTKPAQPLPIKEYSYIPDKKVAARTSNSQLTNLSRPNSANPAITTTTNDNDRRISIELSSRATISNQTFQGIKDKHTSTLCSDGAPENKEAAVLRTMRSLEGTRKHYTASQKEKAQEAFGAIKRPAPEPPAVVEKEREKEVVRPTSLDSAQALANDGTGKKKNGDERRGLGLDRIGGFSLASDKETIDKEKKIEKSMASPTSPPRAKCPNTSHMPTPSPQKTRRQGIRPHAEIDATTGKVFPASDDESPLAELREKIIVSDQEKLVRFRQVSGSATESGRGSEVVETLKESTAPLLIQDAYAHTHPDRPTPRAATPTETHQAQCSNEIKSAPKVSKRASQCTITSRPASTSGLSRTKSLEALAMDNRLDKMASWIKNVETIIEDARKAVAEGREPGLPILSLPAELTVADPSTNNNVSRVTVVHRFGVTPDKATAIPSHLRTSSVQVEPATPPKWMAYAEAEEKIQAANAWLEEQQQGRRKKERPTVGHVLKLFGGEKEKIVSRSSTSDSNHRFVPLKAPAQTLRGVPSSPALRRTISGADIDVSRHSKMPHRKSESNLRNFGTMPVIPSPSFVVGPQYDPDADEDYDTANKNRTRSNTNTHAYASPRRVRYEALLSDEPGVTRQGEGWTSSNINIPSYQRKEVKPSSSMASLRERARALLGDSRERERHIVNLSRKSVSSADGHAQGSGQGAGARESLKVERRSSRLTLRGEKGAKRNTVNNLAANNNSEQPVRPNTPAAESVLGMKNGTAGGDKKMKGWVKSLRGAMGMSKA, from the exons ATGACCCAACCAGCTCTTCGCAGATCCAAATCCAACCTCCGCCAAAAGCTAGGTTTCGCAGCCATCGCCTCGAAACCCACCCATCTCTCACCTATCGCGTCACCAGCAGCCAAGAACCTCGCCTCGTCTACTTCCACCACGGTCTCTGCCATCTCACGCACAGACTCTCGGTCGGCATTTACTTTTGATTCCGCTACTCCCAGTCCTCTAACAAAACGAATGGATTTCGATACTGTATCGTATAATAGTGCGATGTCAGCGAGTCCGGGTGAGTACACTGAAGAAGATGACATTTCTGCTTCGACCCTTGTTTCTTCGGGAAATACCATtcagcaacaacaacaacaacaacaacaacaacaacaacaacaacaacaacaacaacaacaacagaTCCAACCATACCAACCGCCTACACATTTCCACTCTCCAGGAGAAGACGCCCTCCACCCGAACATTGCCAGTGTTACCTCTGGCACTGACGACATCTTCTCTCTCACCGACCAACAACTTTCTGATCGGTTCACATTCATCTCTGAAATAGGGTTCGGCAACTGGGGGAGCGTATGGTTATGCAAGCCAAAACATGTGCGGAGTGGCCAACTGTCAGAACCTGGAGCGGTTGTTAAGCTAGGGAAACAGGCGGCTGCTAGTGGAGGTAGCGGTGCGGGGGGTAAAGTTGCTATCAAGCTTGTTCACAGGAGTAAGACCGCA ACTACCGCGGCGAGAGTCAGAGCGCTTTGGGGCGAGATGAAGATTATTCGAGCGCTTCGACATGAGCCTCATCCAAGCATCATCCAATTTGAATCATTTGTCATTACTCCAAGTTATGCCCT TGTTATCATGCCCCACCTCTCCCACCTCATCCCGGTCTGTCTCCCTCCCTCGCGCGCAACCCCATACTTTCGCCAACTGGCCTCTGCGGTGGGTTACTTGCACGAACGCGGTATCACACACAACGATATCAAACCCGCCAACGTCTTATTAAGCCATAATGATATCCCCGTCTTGGTCGATTTCGGTTTTGCCCAAAAATGGGATGTTAGTGCCAGAGGTAGTTTTTTAAGCTCGATTAGTTGGGGAACGCCAGAGTATCTTGACCCCCAGAGAGCAAAGGGTATGCCGCACGATGAGCGTGCTTCTGATGTCTGGTCTCTCGGC ATTACAATGTTTGAAATCCTCACGGGTCGAACACCCTTTGAAGCCGACGACCAAGAGCAATTTTCCACTCCCGAAGAACTCGTTATTTACTATGAACGTACTCGCAAAGGTCACTGGGTTGGCCAATGGTCCATCCCATCCGATATTGAAACGTTGTTGCGGCAGATGATCAACCCTGATCCGGCATACCGTATCAGTGCGATGGAAGCGTACCACCATCCGGCTTTGCAGCCCAACGCCCCTAACGTCATTATCACTCCGCAATTTGTCAGGGCTGCAGCAAGCTTTGATGTAGAGGAGGaacctcttcctccccctcccGCCCAGACTTATGTTGTCGCAGAGGATCATCACATCCAGGCCAAGGGTGATACGgcgaaggagaaggaaaagaaggagaaaggtAAATCCAAACGCAAGAACAAACGCTACCAAAGTGCGACATCCCATGgccctcctccttctcatcctcactTGCACGTCCGTGCTACGACTCCCGCTCTGGGCGAATCTATCAAACAGCACACGTCTGTCTCGAAACCCAAAAGGGACCGTAGTATTACTGACCTTGGTGGCTCTGGAGCATTATCTGGAATGAGCGATGGAAAGGAGAATGAGAATGAGCATATGGAAGTGAGTGCAGgggaggaaaaggaaaaagagaagaagcgGAGCAAGTTGGTGATTAGAAAGttgaggatggaagaggaggcgGATGACAAGGATGTATCAGGCGAGGACCCGACTC CTACCAAGATGACGAAGCCCGCTCAGCCACTCCCGATTAAGGAATATTCATACATCC CCGACAAGAAGGTTGCGGCCCGTACTTCCAATTCGCAACTTACCAACCTCTCTCGACCCAATTCTGCCAATCCGGCGATtaccaccaccaccaatGACAATGACCGCAGAATCTCGATAGAGCTCTCCTCGAGAGCCACCATATCCAACCAGACATTCCAAGGAATCAAGGACAAACACACTTCTACCCTCTGCTCTGATGGTGCGCCAGAGAATAAGGAAGCTGCCGTCCTTCGTACTATGCGATCACTCGAGGGTACACGTAAACACTATACGGCTTCGCAGAAGGAAAAGGCGCAGGAAGCATTTGGAGCTATCAAGCGACCTGCTCCTGAACCGCCAGCCGTTGtagaaaaggaaagagagaaagaggtgGTGAGGCCGACAAGTCTCGATTCGGCACAAGCATTGGCTAATGACGGAAcggggaagaagaagaatggcGATGAAAGGAGGGGTTTGGGATTGGACAGAATTGGAGGCTTTAGCCTTGCGAGTGACAAGGAAACGATTGAcaaagaaaagaagattGAGAAATCCATGGCATCCCCTACCTCACCGC CTCGAGCAAAATGTCCCAACACCTCGCACATGCCTACTCCGTCCCCACAAAAGACTAGACGTCAAGGTATTCGCCCACACGCCGAGATTGATGCTACCACTGGCAAAGTATTCCCCGCTTCGGATGATGAGTCGCCCTTGGCGGAGTTGAGGGAGAAAATCATTGTTTCGGACCAGGAAAAACTTGTAAGATTTAGACAAGTTTCTGGTAGTGCGACAGAGTCGGGACGTGGGAGTGAGGTTGTGGAGACTTTGAAAGAGTCGACTGCGCCTTTGCTCATCCAGGACGCCTATGCTCACACTCATCCTGACCGACCGACGCCGAGAGCCGCCACGCCGACGGAAACACACCAAGCCCAGTGCAGTAATGAGATCAAGTCTGCTCCCAAAGTTTCCAAGCGTGCATCTCAGTGCACAATCACTTCCCGTCCTGCCTCCACCTCTGGCTTATCACGTACAAAATCCCTTGAAGCCCTTGCTATGGATAACCGGTTGGACAAGATGGCATCCTGGATCAAGAATGTGGAAACCATCATTGAAGACGCGCGTAAAGCCGTTGCCGAAGGCCGTGAACCCGGTTTACCCATCCTATCCCTCCCAGCCGAACTCACCGTTGCTGATCCATCCACGAACAATAATGTTAGCCGAGTGACCGTCGTCCACCGCTTCGGTGTGACTCCAGATAAAGCTACCGCTATCCCCTCACACTTGCGCACAAGCTCTGTCCAGGTGGAGCCTGCTACTCCGCCCAAATGGATGGCATATGCAGAAgcagaagagaagattcAGGCTGCTAATGCATGGTTGGAAGAGCAGCAGCaggggaggaggaagaaggagagacCGACGGTGGGGCATGTTTTGAAGTTGTTTGGaggggaaaaggagaagatcGTGTCGAGATCTAGTACAT CCGATTCAAACCATCGCTTCGTACCGCTCAAGGCCCCAGCGCAAACTCTTCGTGGCgtcccttcttctcccgCTCTTCGTAGGACCATCTCTGGAGCCGACATTGATGTTTCACGGCACAGCAAGATGCCACACCGCAAATCCGAATCCAACCTCCGCAACTTTGGCACGATGCCTGTGATCCCTTCTCCCAGTTTTGTTGTTGGACCGCAATACGACCCTGATGCGGACGAGGATTATGACACTGCCAACAAAAACAGAACCCGATCCAACACTAATACCCATGCATACGCTTCCCCTCGTCGGGTTCGATATGAGGCTCTGCTCTCTGATGAACCCGGCGTGACGAGGCAAGGCGAAGGATGGACGAGCAGTAATATCAACATTCCATCGTATCAGCGAAAAGAAGTGAAACCTTCATCGTCAATGGCTTCCCTTCGCGAACGGGCTAGGGCATTGTTGGGGGATTCaagggagagggagagacATATCGTTAATCTCTCCAGAAAATCTGTCTCGAGCGCGGATGGTCATGCTCAAGGATCTGGGCAAGGAGCAGGCGCAAGAGAAAGTTTGAAAGTGGAAAGACGATCATCAAGGTTGACACtgagaggagagaagggTGCAAAGAGAAATACCGTTAACAACCTTGCCGCTAATAATAATTCCGAGCAGCCCGTCAGACCGAATACGCCCGCCGCGGAGAGCGTATTGGGTATGAAGAATGGCACGGCTGGTGGGGACAAAAAAATGAAGGGGTGGGTGAAGAGTTTGAGAGGTGCCATGGGAATGAGCAAGGCATAA
- a CDS encoding Cytoplasm protein, putative (Similar to SGTC gene model, XP_568566.1), whose translation MEQQPLSYPPAYHVSIRQPSSELYAPPSMHRRDEQPVKPRTGSGSGSVSSNHLLSDAERGGGRSGFALPNKEGDYPEGWTKEDEEAEREFMKRGMVDWDELKSWRFWIRKEWWYYYIILAVICVLVILMSVYHDDIVNWMKPAANWMKNLTAGWVIPIVVFFIISFPPLFGHEIVAILVGAVWGLWIGFGITAAGTLIGEIGNFYAFKYCLRSTAEKYEKNNINYACLAHVVREGGFFIIFVARMSAIPGHFTTAVFATCGMNIWIFTLAAVLSLPKQLIVVYLGVMFDSEQKSTKEKWISHGVLIFGFILTLWSAWYIWRKMQQARLTVWRRRRMEAAAQGLVLDPITLTTTTRSDSFAGGRVGNVQSLGYDGDGNGGEGYKQWNRIVPMMGRHGEREEDEAQNPILREHSRDERDEREGRVGYGGLGVPGGRGGADAERYQSYQNPYDVRYQNANEMSVYDVDVDANGPPIHAVGERDITYGYGYRPAASSETFLPQQVPVQPQPQTQPPERQSSTHHLPPYSHSQSHPSSHSHSAPNSQPQETLVYFPEAHSTGIESTPDGHVAPAGQSGTTVHRSATKATVYAKEEESVSFPRPKPNRI comes from the exons ATGGAGCAGCAGCCATTGTCATACCCTCCCGCCTACCACGTCTCCATCCGCCAACCTTCCTCTGAACTGTATGCCCCCCCCTCTATGCACCGCCGAGATGAGCAGCCGGTGAAGCCACGCACAGGCTCAGGCTCGGGCTCCGTGTCTTCAAACCACTTGCTATCAGATGCCGAGCGGGGCGGGGGCCGGAGCGGATTCGCATTGCCGAACAAGGAGGGGGACTATCCCGAAGGTTGGAcaaaagaagatgaagaggcGGAAAGAGAGTTTATGAAGCGGGGAATGGTTGATTGGGATGAGCTGAAGAGCTGGAGATTCTGGATAAGGAAAGAGTGGTGGT ACTACTATATCATCCTGGCGGTGATCTGCGTGCTGGTCATTCTCATGTCCGTCTACCATGACGAT ATTGTCAACTGGATGAAACCTGCTGCCAACTGGATGAAAAA CCTTACAGCAGGATGGGTCATTCCTATCG TCGTATTTTTCATCatttcctttcctcctctctttGGCCACGAG ATCGTCGCAATCCTCGTCGGAGCCGTCTGGGGCCTCTGGATAGGTTTCGGCATCACCGCAGCCGGCACCCTTATCGGTGAAATTGGAAACTTTTACGCATTCAAGTACTGTCTCCGCTCCACTGCTGAAAAATATGAGAAGAATAATATCAATTACGCTTGTTTGGCACATGTGGTTCGGGAGGGAGGGTTTTTCATCATTTTTGTAGCGAGAATGAGTGCCATCCCTGG ACATTTCACGACGGCAGTATTTGCTACCTGCGGTATGAACATTTGGATATTCACCCTCGCCGCTGTCCTTTCGTTACCCAAGCAG CTCATTGTGGTCTACCTCGGTGTCATGTTTGATTCTGAACAAAAGAGTACAAAGGAAAAATGGATATCCCATGGTGTCCTCATTTTCGGATTTA TCCTCACACTCTGGTCAGCATGGTACATTTGGCGCAAAATGCAACAAGCTCGTCTAACCGTCTGGCGACGCCGGCGGATGGAAGCAGCTGCGCAGGGGTTGGTACTTGATCCAATCACACTGACTACTACTACACGATCTGATAGCTTCGCTGGAGGCCGGGTCGGAAATGTACAGTCGCTTGGGTAtgatggggatgggaaCGGGGGCGAAGGGTATAAACAATGGAATCGGATAGTCCCCATGATGGGTCGGCAtggggagagggaggaggatgaagcGCAGAATCCGATTTTGAGAGAGCACAGCAGAGATGAAAGGgatgagagagagggaagagtGGGGTATGGAGGGTTGGGTGTCCCTGGCGGCAGGGGCGGTGCGGATGCGGAGAGATATCAGAGTTATCAGAACCCTTATGATGTTAG GTACCAAAACGCCAATGAAATGTCCGTGTACGATGTCGACGTTGACGCGAATGGTCCACCGATACATGCTGTGGGTGAACGGGATATAACGTATGGGTATGGCTATCGGCCTGCTGCGTCGTCGGAGACGTTCTTACCGCAGCAGGTACCGGTACAACCTCAACCTCAAACTCAACCTCCAGAACGGCAGTCTTCAACgcatcatcttccaccGTACTCCCATTCACAATCGCACCCATCCTCCCATTCACACTCCGCACCAAATTCCCAACCCCAAGAAACACTCGTCTATTTCCCTGAAGCGCATTCGACAGGTATCGAATCTACTCCCGACGGTCACGTCGCACCGGCAGGCCAGTCGGGAACTACGGTTCATCGATCGGCGACCAAGGCGACCGTGTATGccaaggaagaggaaagtGTAAGTTTCCCCAGACCGAAGCCGAATCGGATATGA